A region of Burkholderiales bacterium JOSHI_001 DNA encodes the following proteins:
- a CDS encoding methyltransferase family protein (PFAM: Predicted methyltransferase regulatory domain; Methyltransferase domain) translates to MMSDWNSGYISELDYTHGYYPELAPQRLALALLSKQQAHRRGRPLRYLELGFGQGLSLNIHAAATPGIYWGTDFNPAHAANARDLADASGANLRVLDDSFEELARRDDLPQFDVIALHGIWSWISDANRRVMVDIARRRLAVGGVMYVSYNCTPGWSAAMPLRHLMMLHANLASNEAQGMLPKVEAALDFAQRVVDSGAQYFAANPAVTERLKRLRDQNRQYLAHEYFNGHWLPMPFSDVAGLLTEAKLDFAASASLMDHIDLVNLTPAQQALLAEVKHPLLGESMRDYLVNQQFRRDLWVKGSRPLVPARQLALLAEQRFVLCVDPGDINLKVNGALGEAELQKGVYLPVVEQLAALGGAPRSAGDIAQALPGLSFAQVAQALLVLTASGQAAPAQDESDTAGARPHTDALNRHLIGRAATSGEITYLASPVTGSGVPVGRFQQQFLASIAAGRRESDQWAADAWAALSRQGERLVKDGQALATDDENLGELRQQAAWFQAHRLSVLKALGITG, encoded by the coding sequence ATGATGAGCGACTGGAACTCGGGCTACATCTCCGAGCTGGACTACACCCACGGCTACTACCCGGAACTGGCGCCGCAGCGTCTGGCGCTGGCCCTGCTGTCCAAGCAGCAGGCGCATCGGCGCGGGCGCCCGCTGCGCTACCTGGAGCTGGGCTTCGGCCAGGGCCTGTCGCTGAACATCCACGCTGCGGCCACGCCGGGCATCTACTGGGGCACCGACTTCAACCCGGCCCACGCCGCCAATGCGCGCGACCTGGCCGACGCCTCGGGCGCCAACCTGCGGGTGCTGGACGATTCCTTCGAAGAACTGGCCCGGCGGGACGACCTGCCCCAGTTCGACGTGATCGCGCTGCACGGCATCTGGAGCTGGATATCCGACGCCAACCGCCGCGTGATGGTGGACATCGCCCGCCGCCGCCTGGCCGTGGGCGGGGTGATGTACGTCAGCTACAACTGCACGCCCGGCTGGTCGGCCGCGATGCCGCTGCGCCACCTGATGATGCTGCACGCCAACCTGGCGTCCAACGAAGCCCAGGGCATGCTGCCCAAGGTGGAGGCTGCGCTGGACTTCGCGCAGCGCGTGGTCGATTCCGGCGCCCAGTACTTCGCCGCCAACCCGGCGGTGACCGAAAGGCTGAAGCGCCTGCGCGACCAGAACCGCCAGTACCTGGCGCACGAATACTTCAACGGCCACTGGCTGCCCATGCCCTTTTCGGACGTGGCGGGGCTGTTGACCGAGGCCAAGTTGGACTTCGCCGCTTCTGCCAGCCTGATGGACCACATCGACCTGGTGAACCTCACCCCCGCGCAGCAGGCCCTGCTGGCCGAGGTGAAGCACCCGCTGCTGGGCGAAAGCATGCGCGACTATTTGGTGAACCAGCAGTTCCGCCGCGACCTGTGGGTGAAGGGCTCGCGCCCCCTGGTGCCTGCGCGCCAGCTGGCGCTGCTGGCCGAGCAGCGCTTCGTGCTGTGCGTCGACCCGGGCGATATCAACCTGAAGGTGAACGGCGCACTGGGTGAAGCCGAACTGCAGAAGGGCGTGTACCTGCCGGTGGTGGAACAACTGGCGGCGCTGGGCGGTGCGCCGCGCAGCGCCGGCGACATCGCCCAGGCGCTGCCGGGCTTGAGCTTTGCCCAGGTGGCCCAGGCCCTGCTGGTGCTGACCGCCTCCGGCCAGGCGGCGCCGGCCCAGGACGAAAGCGACACCGCCGGCGCCCGGCCCCACACCGATGCGCTGAACCGCCACCTGATCGGTCGCGCCGCCACGTCCGGCGAGATCACCTACCTGGCCAGCCCGGTGACGGGATCGGGTGTGCCGGTGGGCCGTTTCCAGCAGCAATTCCTGGCGTCCATCGCCGCCGGCCGGCGCGAAAGCGACCAGTGGGCGGCCGACGCCTGGGCTGCGCTGTCGCGCCAGGGCGAGCGCCTGGTCAAGGACGGCCAGGCCCTGGCCACCGATGATGAGAACCTGGGTGAACTGCGCCAGCAGGCGGCCTGGTTCCAGGCCCATCGCCTGTCGGTGCTGAAGGCGCTGGGCATCACCGGCTGA
- a CDS encoding DNA-binding domain-containing protein, AraC-type (PFAM: Bacterial regulatory helix-turn-helix proteins, AraC family), which translates to MPAAPQHTVAMAFVLSAVQALQGPARRQALQAAGIAPALLDNPRARVPAAAFAALWLAVAQALDDEFFGLDARRMKVGSFALLCHAVAGQATVERALRLALRGFGLFLDKVQAGLDVRPGEAALVIANTIADPQARRFADETLLVMLHGLLCWLAGRRVALRALELAHPAPAHAEEYRRMFSPVLAFDRPATRALFDPAVLSARVAVDDAGLKRFLREAPQSVILKQVDDSGLAQRLRRRLRRGADWPALDAVAAELGLSPATLRRRLAEEGCHWQQLKDELRRDLAIHHLAQGRLSVADVATRLGFAEPSAFHRAFRQWTGGAPGDYRPVGAFAQQPRADP; encoded by the coding sequence ATGCCTGCTGCGCCGCAGCACACCGTGGCCATGGCCTTTGTCCTCAGCGCGGTGCAGGCGCTGCAGGGGCCGGCGCGGCGGCAAGCGCTGCAGGCGGCCGGCATCGCCCCGGCCCTGCTGGACAACCCGCGCGCCCGGGTCCCGGCGGCGGCCTTCGCCGCGCTGTGGCTGGCCGTGGCGCAGGCGCTGGACGACGAGTTCTTCGGCCTGGACGCCCGCCGCATGAAAGTGGGCAGCTTCGCGCTGCTGTGCCATGCGGTGGCCGGCCAGGCCACGGTGGAACGCGCGCTTCGCCTGGCGCTGCGCGGCTTCGGCCTGTTCCTGGACAAGGTGCAGGCGGGCCTGGATGTCCGGCCCGGCGAGGCGGCACTGGTCATTGCCAACACCATTGCCGACCCGCAGGCCCGCCGCTTTGCCGACGAGACCCTGCTGGTCATGCTGCACGGCCTGCTGTGCTGGCTGGCCGGCCGGCGGGTGGCCCTGCGGGCCTTGGAGCTGGCCCACCCGGCGCCGGCCCATGCCGAGGAGTACCGCCGCATGTTCAGCCCGGTGCTGGCCTTCGACCGACCCGCCACCCGGGCGCTGTTCGACCCGGCCGTGCTGTCGGCCCGGGTGGCGGTGGACGACGCCGGACTGAAGCGCTTTCTGCGCGAAGCACCGCAGTCGGTGATCCTCAAACAGGTGGACGACAGCGGCCTGGCGCAGCGCCTGCGGCGCCGCCTGCGGCGGGGCGCCGACTGGCCGGCGCTGGACGCCGTGGCGGCCGAACTGGGACTGTCGCCTGCCACCCTGCGCCGGCGCCTGGCCGAAGAAGGTTGCCATTGGCAGCAGCTGAAAGACGAACTGCGGCGCGACCTGGCCATCCACCACCTGGCGCAGGGCCGGCTCAGCGTGGCCGACGTGGCCACCCGGCTGGGTTTTGCCGAACCCAGTGCCTTCCACCGGGCCTTTCGCCAATGGACCGGCGGCGCGCCCGGCGACTACCGCCCCGTGGGTGCTTTCGCGCAACAACCCCGGGCCGACCCCTAG
- a CDS encoding hemolysin activation/secretion protein (PFAM: POTRA domain, ShlB-type), whose protein sequence is MKPGFDDSLRLAIVALAATLACQAGLAQTRPAGTPNAGTVLETAPPPPIPRAGEVAPLDASRVQPAAQPAAAGPKVKVKSFRLSGNTVFSSEQLAPLLRPFEGRELSMQELSDASDVVRDRYRDAGYFLAQAVLPTQDVTEGVVDIRIIEGTVGQARADVAPEARVPASLVNGYLGLLPSGALVTEQSVERPLLLLSDLPSVKVHSVLKPGSQFGTADLDLKVTQEGRLFGGSVYADNFGNRNTGETRLGADLETRGLLGLGELLTASLFRASNLTTLGRLGVTLPVGPLGTKVSLSYTQLSYDVAGAFSNLNADGEGKIVSLLAQHPWTRSRNANLFLLAGVDVKKIEDRTAGTGSGSSSAAPNIDGRHVNLLRLGVNGDFRDDMGGGALNSYSLSLFQGQNKIQTADTLLVDQRSTQTNGSFTKLQFEFLRLQSLASFLSEADSLALAVKGQLANKNLDPSEKVSLGGPRGVRAFPVGAASGDDSLMLSAELRHRLAGFRPFGANVVLSAFVDYGTVKVLHRGTSADNKLTLGAAGIGLNVVKKDDFQIRLELASRLGGNDYTGDEADTKSRGWLLAQKWF, encoded by the coding sequence GTGAAGCCTGGATTCGACGATTCCCTGCGCCTGGCCATCGTGGCCCTGGCCGCCACCTTGGCCTGCCAGGCCGGCCTGGCCCAAACCCGGCCGGCGGGTACACCCAATGCCGGTACCGTGCTGGAAACCGCGCCGCCGCCGCCCATCCCGCGCGCTGGCGAGGTGGCCCCGTTGGACGCCAGCCGCGTCCAGCCGGCGGCCCAGCCGGCAGCGGCCGGGCCGAAGGTCAAGGTGAAGTCCTTTCGCCTGAGCGGCAACACGGTCTTCTCGTCCGAACAACTGGCCCCCTTGCTGCGGCCCTTCGAGGGCCGCGAACTCAGCATGCAGGAGCTGTCCGACGCCTCCGACGTGGTGCGCGACCGCTACCGTGACGCCGGCTACTTCCTGGCCCAGGCGGTGCTGCCCACGCAGGACGTGACCGAAGGCGTGGTGGACATCCGCATCATCGAAGGCACGGTGGGCCAGGCCCGCGCCGACGTGGCGCCCGAAGCCCGGGTGCCAGCCTCGCTGGTGAACGGCTACCTGGGCCTGCTGCCCTCGGGCGCCCTGGTCACCGAGCAGTCGGTGGAGCGTCCACTGCTGCTGCTGAGCGACCTGCCCAGCGTCAAGGTGCACTCGGTGCTCAAGCCCGGCAGCCAGTTCGGCACCGCCGACCTGGACCTGAAGGTCACGCAGGAAGGCCGGCTGTTCGGCGGCAGCGTCTACGCCGACAACTTCGGCAACCGCAACACCGGCGAAACCCGCCTGGGCGCCGACCTGGAAACCCGCGGCCTGCTGGGCCTGGGTGAACTGCTCACCGCGTCCCTGTTCCGCGCCAGCAACCTCACCACGCTGGGCCGTCTGGGGGTCACGCTGCCGGTGGGACCCTTGGGCACCAAGGTGTCGCTGAGCTACACCCAGTTGTCCTACGACGTGGCCGGCGCGTTCTCCAACCTGAACGCCGACGGCGAAGGCAAGATTGTCTCGCTGCTGGCCCAGCACCCCTGGACCCGCTCGCGAAACGCCAACCTGTTCCTGCTGGCCGGTGTGGACGTGAAGAAGATCGAGGACCGCACGGCTGGCACCGGGTCCGGCAGTTCCTCTGCCGCCCCCAACATCGACGGTCGCCACGTCAATCTGCTGCGTCTGGGCGTGAACGGCGACTTCCGCGACGACATGGGCGGTGGTGCGCTGAACAGCTACTCGCTGTCCCTGTTCCAAGGCCAGAACAAGATCCAGACCGCGGACACCCTGTTGGTGGACCAACGCTCCACGCAGACCAATGGCAGTTTCACCAAGCTGCAGTTCGAATTCCTGCGGCTGCAGTCGCTGGCCTCGTTCCTGAGCGAAGCCGACTCCCTGGCGCTGGCCGTGAAGGGGCAGTTGGCCAACAAGAACCTGGACCCGTCCGAGAAGGTCTCCCTGGGCGGCCCGCGGGGGGTGCGCGCTTTCCCGGTGGGCGCCGCTTCGGGCGACGACTCGCTGATGCTGTCGGCCGAACTGCGCCACCGCCTGGCCGGCTTCCGGCCCTTCGGGGCCAACGTGGTGCTGAGCGCCTTCGTGGACTACGGCACCGTCAAGGTCCTGCACCGCGGGACCAGTGCGGACAACAAGCTGACCCTGGGTGCCGCCGGCATCGGTCTGAACGTGGTGAAGAAGGACGATTTCCAGATTCGGCTGGAACTGGCCAGCCGCCTGGGTGGCAATGACTACACCGGCGACGAGGCCGACACCAAGAGCCGCGGCTGGTTGCTGGCGCAGAAATGGTTCTGA